A window of the Synechococcus sp. LTW-R genome harbors these coding sequences:
- a CDS encoding aldehyde oxygenase (deformylating) produces the protein MATLEATDLPTAGASLPDFTCANYKDAYSRINAIVIEGEQEAHDNYISIGTLIPDQADELTKLARMEMKHMKGFTACANNLGVTADMAFAKEFFAPLHGNFQKALAEGKVPTCLLIQALLIEAFAISAYHIYIPVADPFARKITEGVVKDEYTHLNYGEVWLKANLENCREELEEANRENLPLIRRMLDQVAGDAAVLHMDKEDLIEDFLIAYQEALTEIGFSTREIARMAAAALVG, from the coding sequence ATGGCGACCCTTGAAGCCACTGATCTGCCTACGGCGGGCGCTTCGCTTCCCGATTTCACCTGCGCGAACTACAAAGACGCCTACAGCCGGATCAACGCGATCGTGATCGAGGGCGAGCAGGAAGCCCACGACAACTACATCTCGATCGGCACCCTCATTCCCGACCAGGCCGATGAGCTGACCAAGTTGGCTCGGATGGAGATGAAGCACATGAAGGGCTTCACCGCCTGTGCCAACAACCTGGGTGTGACCGCCGACATGGCGTTTGCCAAGGAATTCTTTGCCCCCCTGCACGGCAACTTCCAGAAGGCCCTCGCCGAGGGCAAAGTGCCGACCTGCCTGCTGATCCAGGCCCTGCTGATCGAAGCCTTCGCGATCTCCGCTTATCACATCTATATCCCTGTTGCCGATCCCTTCGCCCGCAAGATCACCGAAGGGGTTGTGAAGGACGAGTACACCCACCTCAACTACGGCGAGGTCTGGCTCAAGGCCAACCTGGAGAACTGCCGCGAGGAGCTTGAGGAAGCCAACCGTGAAAACCTGCCCCTGATCCGCCGGATGCTGGACCAGGTGGCCGGTGATGCAGCGGTGCTGCACATGGATAAGGAGGACCTGATCGAAGACTTCCTGATCGCCTACCAGGAAGCCCTGACCGAGATCGGTTTCAGCACCCGCGAAATCGCCCGCATGGCGGCTGCCGCCCTGGTCGGCTGA
- a CDS encoding S1 RNA-binding domain-containing protein → MAGSGTPQPSQPSAKQQPTSARPVPPSPQRPAAAPPPVRKPPQVLQINKKEEQLRLEREAAEARAAAEAAAQRAAELEDAARAARGEAPVAPQRPAAAPANKAGDDELFDMSGFEGLSMADLLGPDDRNKGRRSGGSRMTAPQAKPAAVPSRSVDDFDFDEEAFLAALDEQDFVGTTGEVVTGTVIGMESDGVYVDIGGKAPGFMPKKECALGVITNLKERFPKGLTVEVLVTREQNAEGMVTISARALALRQSWEKVRALEKEGKVLQVKVNGFNRGGITCDVEGLRGFVPRSQLQEGENHEALVGKTLGVAFLEVNPETRKLVLSEKKAATAALFQNLEVGQLVEGQVVAIKPYGLFVDLGGISGLLHHSVITGGQMRDLREVFGQGDRVKALITELDPGRGRIALNTALLEGQPGELLIERDKVMAEAADRANRARNVLRQQEQAAG, encoded by the coding sequence ATGGCCGGTTCCGGCACTCCCCAGCCCTCCCAGCCCTCTGCCAAGCAGCAACCCACCTCGGCCCGTCCGGTGCCCCCGTCGCCGCAGCGTCCCGCCGCCGCGCCGCCGCCGGTTCGCAAGCCCCCCCAGGTTCTGCAGATCAATAAGAAAGAAGAGCAGCTGCGTCTCGAGCGCGAAGCCGCTGAAGCTCGTGCCGCCGCCGAAGCCGCTGCCCAGCGCGCAGCGGAACTCGAGGACGCCGCCCGGGCGGCCCGTGGTGAGGCCCCCGTTGCCCCCCAACGGCCCGCCGCGGCTCCCGCCAACAAGGCCGGTGACGATGAGCTGTTCGACATGAGCGGCTTTGAGGGCCTGAGCATGGCCGATCTGCTCGGCCCCGATGACCGGAACAAGGGCCGTCGCTCTGGCGGATCCCGCATGACGGCCCCCCAGGCGAAGCCTGCCGCTGTCCCCTCCCGCTCGGTCGACGATTTCGACTTCGATGAGGAGGCCTTCCTGGCGGCCCTCGATGAGCAGGACTTCGTGGGCACCACCGGTGAAGTGGTCACCGGCACCGTCATCGGCATGGAGAGCGACGGCGTCTATGTCGACATCGGTGGCAAGGCCCCTGGCTTCATGCCCAAGAAGGAATGTGCGCTTGGGGTGATCACGAACCTCAAGGAGCGTTTCCCCAAGGGCCTGACCGTCGAGGTGCTCGTCACCCGCGAGCAGAACGCCGAGGGCATGGTCACCATCAGTGCCCGTGCCCTCGCCCTGCGTCAAAGTTGGGAGAAGGTCCGCGCCTTGGAGAAAGAGGGCAAGGTCCTGCAGGTCAAAGTCAACGGCTTTAACCGCGGCGGCATCACCTGCGACGTCGAAGGTTTGCGCGGCTTCGTGCCCCGCTCCCAGCTTCAGGAGGGCGAAAACCACGAGGCACTCGTCGGTAAAACCCTGGGCGTGGCCTTCCTGGAGGTCAATCCCGAGACCCGCAAGCTGGTGCTCTCTGAGAAGAAGGCGGCCACCGCAGCCCTGTTCCAGAACCTGGAGGTGGGTCAGTTGGTCGAGGGTCAGGTGGTGGCGATCAAGCCCTACGGCCTCTTTGTTGATCTGGGCGGCATCAGCGGCCTGTTGCACCACTCGGTGATCACCGGTGGTCAGATGCGTGATCTGCGTGAGGTCTTTGGTCAGGGCGATCGCGTCAAGGCGTTGATCACCGAGTTGGACCCCGGTCGCGGCCGCATCGCCCTGAATACGGCCCTGCTCGAAGGTCAGCCCGGCGAGTTGTTGATCGAGCGCGACAAAGTCATGGCCGAAGCCGCCGATCGCGCCAACAGGGCTCGTAACGTGCTGCGTCAGCAGGAACAAGCCGCCGGATGA
- a CDS encoding creatininase family protein — protein sequence MGEDAHSRQGSRRLDHLNWPAVQAAAQTPGSTVVWPFGAVEQHGPHLPLGTDALFAEKILDQVLTGLPPEAPIWRLPIQSLGFSPEHLGFPGSLSLPPELLLGSIEAIGGQLAAAGFQRLVLFNGHGGQIALLQVAARQLRAAHPSLGVLPCFLWSGPDGLSSLIPEPERHQGLHAGQAETSLMLQLQPELVGPERPVDGLQASHPPQGWSLEGAVPNAWLTQDLSTSGVIGDARQASGALGEALQERLVQGWSSLFMALLNSDWPPRKAGSKP from the coding sequence ATGGGCGAAGACGCACACTCCCGGCAGGGGTCTCGTCGCCTCGACCACCTGAACTGGCCCGCGGTTCAAGCCGCCGCCCAAACCCCGGGCAGCACCGTGGTCTGGCCCTTTGGTGCCGTGGAGCAACACGGGCCGCACTTGCCCCTCGGGACCGATGCACTCTTCGCCGAGAAGATCCTCGATCAGGTGCTCACGGGACTGCCGCCAGAGGCCCCAATCTGGCGTCTACCCATTCAAAGCCTGGGCTTCTCGCCGGAGCACCTCGGCTTTCCCGGCAGCCTGAGCCTGCCCCCGGAACTCCTCCTGGGCAGCATCGAAGCGATCGGAGGCCAGCTGGCGGCGGCCGGCTTCCAGCGCTTGGTGCTCTTCAACGGCCACGGCGGACAGATCGCCTTACTCCAGGTGGCCGCGCGCCAACTCAGGGCCGCCCACCCCTCACTCGGAGTGTTGCCCTGTTTCCTCTGGAGTGGCCCCGATGGGCTCAGCAGCCTGATTCCCGAGCCCGAACGCCATCAGGGGCTCCACGCGGGGCAGGCCGAGACCAGCCTGATGCTCCAGCTGCAGCCTGAACTGGTCGGCCCGGAGCGGCCCGTCGATGGACTCCAGGCCAGCCACCCTCCCCAGGGCTGGAGCCTGGAGGGAGCCGTCCCCAATGCCTGGCTCACCCAGGACCTCAGCACCAGCGGCGTCATCGGCGATGCCCGCCAAGCCAGCGGAGCCTTGGGGGAAGCGCTTCAGGAACGGCTGGTGCAGGGCTGGAGCAGCCTCTTCATGGCGCTACTCAACAGTGATTGGCCCCCCCGGAAAGCCGGATCCAAACCCTGA
- a CDS encoding acetyl-CoA carboxylase carboxyltransferase subunit alpha, with amino-acid sequence MARRPLLDFEKPLVELEEQIDQIRQLAKDSEVDVSQQLLQLETLAARRREEIFSNLSPAQKIQVARHPHRPSTLDYIQVLTDEFIELHGDRRGSDDQALVGGVGRIGDQGVVLLGHQKGRDTKENVARNFGMASPGGYRKAMRLMEHADRFRLPILSFIDTPGAYAGLLAEEQGQGEAIAVNLREMFKLRVPILATVIGEGGSGGALGIGVADRLLMFQHSVYTVASPEACASILWRDAGKAPVAAEALKITAPDLLKLGIIDEIIPEPSGGNHWAPLQAAENLKAALLQQLSPLQALSEEQLVDQRYAKFRRMGRFLESGAQDASLSS; translated from the coding sequence ATGGCCCGTCGTCCCCTGCTCGACTTCGAGAAGCCCCTGGTGGAGCTGGAGGAGCAGATCGACCAAATCCGGCAGCTGGCCAAGGACTCTGAAGTCGACGTCAGCCAGCAGCTGCTCCAACTCGAGACCCTCGCGGCACGCCGTCGCGAGGAGATCTTCAGCAACCTGAGCCCCGCACAGAAGATTCAGGTCGCGCGGCACCCCCATCGACCGAGCACCCTCGATTACATCCAGGTGCTTACCGATGAGTTCATCGAACTGCATGGGGACCGCCGTGGCAGCGACGACCAGGCCCTCGTCGGTGGCGTGGGCCGCATCGGAGACCAGGGTGTCGTCCTGCTCGGCCACCAGAAAGGTCGGGACACCAAGGAAAACGTCGCCCGCAATTTCGGCATGGCCTCCCCAGGGGGCTATCGCAAGGCGATGCGACTGATGGAGCACGCGGATCGCTTCCGGCTGCCGATCCTCAGCTTCATCGACACCCCTGGTGCCTACGCCGGTTTGCTGGCTGAAGAACAGGGTCAGGGCGAAGCGATCGCCGTGAATCTGCGGGAGATGTTCAAACTCCGGGTTCCGATCCTGGCCACGGTCATCGGTGAAGGCGGCTCCGGCGGAGCCCTGGGCATCGGCGTTGCTGACCGGCTGCTGATGTTCCAGCACAGCGTCTACACCGTGGCCAGCCCCGAGGCCTGCGCCTCGATCCTCTGGCGCGATGCCGGCAAGGCACCCGTGGCCGCCGAAGCACTGAAAATCACCGCACCGGATCTGCTCAAGCTCGGAATCATCGACGAGATCATTCCGGAGCCCTCCGGCGGCAACCACTGGGCCCCGCTCCAGGCGGCCGAGAACCTGAAGGCGGCTCTCCTGCAGCAGCTCTCTCCGCTGCAGGCCCTCAGCGAAGAGCAGCTCGTGGACCAGCGCTACGCGAAGTTCCGCCGCATGGGGCGCTTCCTGGAGTCCGGCGCCCAGGACGCGAGCCTGAGCTCTTAA
- a CDS encoding Tab2/Atab2 family RNA-binding protein produces the protein MIQATEPASPARLQADWELDYYSRPILEEDGKKRWELLICSSPSGADPERSFQWVMRCPASSVNSQWLKSALEQALEQADSEGFDPPRKIRCWRSSMRTMVQRAAEQLGLELIPSRRCYALVEWLQERQATVYPEEEGYMAGPLAPPPQPIQPVAVPLPEAARGDSWSWASLPIGVLREAMTWNTSFSGLVPLPASLDNELMVSGLRLFSASRSLAIAGWVSGLEPVRLEVSGQQLVLEAGQEDRWLLGQLESEEAEAAAGAFLAARGQAGGVQFLAVQSSPDQPGFDGFWILRDLPDA, from the coding sequence ATGATTCAGGCCACCGAGCCCGCGAGTCCTGCCCGCCTGCAGGCGGATTGGGAGCTGGATTACTACTCCCGTCCGATCCTTGAAGAGGATGGAAAGAAGCGTTGGGAGCTCTTGATTTGCAGCTCCCCTTCCGGCGCTGATCCGGAGCGTTCCTTTCAGTGGGTCATGAGGTGCCCCGCCTCCAGCGTGAACTCCCAGTGGCTGAAGAGCGCTCTGGAGCAGGCGTTGGAGCAGGCGGATTCTGAGGGGTTTGATCCTCCGCGCAAAATCCGCTGCTGGCGTTCGTCCATGCGCACGATGGTGCAGCGGGCCGCTGAGCAGCTGGGCCTTGAGCTGATTCCCAGCCGCCGCTGTTACGCCCTGGTGGAGTGGCTCCAGGAGCGTCAAGCCACGGTTTATCCCGAGGAAGAGGGCTACATGGCTGGCCCACTCGCACCTCCTCCGCAGCCGATTCAGCCCGTCGCTGTTCCCCTGCCGGAGGCGGCCCGCGGCGACAGCTGGTCTTGGGCCTCCCTGCCGATCGGCGTCCTGCGCGAGGCGATGACCTGGAACACCAGCTTCTCGGGACTCGTCCCCTTGCCGGCGTCCCTGGACAATGAGCTGATGGTCAGTGGCCTGCGCCTGTTCAGCGCGAGCCGCTCCCTCGCGATTGCCGGTTGGGTCTCCGGCCTGGAGCCCGTGCGACTGGAGGTCTCTGGTCAGCAACTTGTGCTGGAGGCGGGGCAGGAGGATCGCTGGCTTCTCGGTCAGCTGGAATCCGAAGAAGCCGAGGCCGCCGCTGGGGCGTTCCTCGCCGCCCGCGGCCAAGCCGGTGGTGTGCAATTCCTGGCCGTGCAATCCAGTCCCGATCAACCCGGTTTTGATGGCTTCTGGATCCTCCGGGACCTTCCCGATGCCTAA
- a CDS encoding long-chain acyl-[acyl-carrier-protein] reductase, with translation MFGLIGHSSSFAQAQEKARDLGLEEMAEADLLSWCSAPPQLLETFEVTSKTGATIQGTYIDSCFVPEMLSRFKTATRKVQNAMELAQKNGINVTALGGFTSIIFENYDLSKFQQIRNTTLEWERFTTGNTHTAWVICQQVETNAPLLGIDLSQAKVAVVGATGDIGSAVCRWLSQKTGVGELLLVARQQQRLTDLQESLGGGRILTLEEALPEADVVVWVASLPQTLTIDQGSLRKPCLMIDGGYPKNLDAKVAGAGVHVLKGGIVEFWQDISWQMMEVVEMENPKRQLFACFAEAMLLEFEGIHTNFSWGRNRISIANMELIGEASLRHGFRAIGLNQSPTSSGNPDLELAAA, from the coding sequence ATGTTTGGTCTGATCGGTCACTCCAGCAGCTTTGCGCAGGCCCAGGAAAAGGCCCGCGACTTGGGGCTTGAGGAGATGGCCGAGGCGGACCTTCTCTCCTGGTGTTCAGCCCCTCCCCAGCTACTGGAGACCTTTGAGGTCACCAGCAAGACCGGTGCCACCATCCAGGGGACCTACATCGACTCCTGCTTCGTGCCGGAGATGCTCAGTCGCTTCAAGACTGCGACTCGGAAGGTTCAGAACGCCATGGAGCTGGCGCAGAAGAACGGCATCAACGTCACAGCCCTGGGCGGATTCACCTCGATCATTTTCGAGAATTACGACCTCTCGAAGTTCCAGCAAATCCGCAACACCACCCTGGAGTGGGAGCGGTTCACCACCGGAAACACCCACACCGCTTGGGTGATCTGCCAACAGGTCGAAACCAATGCACCGCTGCTGGGCATTGATCTGAGTCAGGCCAAGGTGGCCGTGGTGGGCGCCACCGGGGACATCGGCAGTGCCGTCTGCCGCTGGCTCTCACAGAAAACCGGCGTCGGCGAACTGCTGCTGGTGGCCCGCCAGCAGCAGCGCCTCACGGACCTGCAGGAGTCCCTCGGGGGCGGGCGGATCCTGACCCTTGAGGAGGCCCTGCCCGAAGCCGATGTGGTGGTTTGGGTCGCGAGCCTTCCCCAGACCTTGACTATCGACCAGGGCAGCCTGCGGAAACCCTGCTTGATGATTGACGGCGGCTACCCCAAGAACCTCGACGCCAAGGTGGCCGGCGCAGGGGTCCATGTCCTCAAGGGCGGCATCGTCGAGTTCTGGCAGGACATCAGCTGGCAGATGATGGAAGTCGTGGAGATGGAGAACCCCAAACGCCAGTTGTTCGCTTGCTTTGCCGAGGCAATGCTGCTGGAATTCGAGGGCATTCACACCAACTTCAGCTGGGGACGCAATCGCATCTCCATCGCGAACATGGAGCTCATTGGTGAGGCCTCCCTGCGGCATGGTTTCCGCGCCATTGGCCTGAACCAATCCCCCACCAGCTCCGGCAACCCCGACCTGGAACTGGCCGCTGCCTAG
- a CDS encoding SDR family oxidoreductase, translating into MSSSASAQPPVALITGASRGIGAAAARAFAQAGYQLLLLARSKPDLEQLAAELGSSTCRVETIAVDLADPQAIGPALEDLLGRGLVPTVLINNAGAAYTGALAEMPLEQWQWLLQLNLTSVLQTCQAVLPALRQTRGLIINVSSHAARNAFPEWGAYCTTKAALASFSRCLAEEERQHGIRVSTLTLGAVNTPLWDTETVHSSFDRHAMLTSERVAETLLSLAQQPSSNVMEDITLMPAAGVL; encoded by the coding sequence TTGAGCTCCTCCGCATCCGCCCAACCCCCCGTCGCTCTGATCACTGGGGCCTCCAGGGGCATTGGCGCTGCCGCGGCCCGGGCCTTCGCCCAGGCGGGCTATCAGCTCTTGCTCTTGGCACGATCCAAGCCGGACCTTGAGCAGCTGGCCGCTGAGCTGGGCAGCTCGACCTGCCGCGTTGAGACGATCGCCGTCGATCTCGCTGATCCCCAGGCCATCGGCCCTGCTCTGGAGGACCTCCTCGGCCGCGGACTCGTTCCCACGGTCCTGATCAACAACGCCGGAGCGGCCTACACCGGCGCCCTCGCTGAGATGCCGCTGGAGCAGTGGCAGTGGTTGCTGCAGCTCAACCTCACCAGCGTGCTCCAAACCTGCCAAGCGGTCCTGCCGGCCCTACGCCAGACCCGCGGCCTGATCATCAATGTCAGCAGCCACGCGGCCCGCAATGCCTTCCCCGAGTGGGGGGCCTACTGCACGACCAAAGCAGCCCTCGCCTCCTTCAGCCGCTGCCTCGCTGAGGAGGAACGCCAGCACGGAATCCGTGTATCGACCCTCACATTGGGTGCGGTTAATACGCCCCTCTGGGACACCGAAACGGTCCACAGTTCCTTCGACCGGCATGCCATGCTCACTTCAGAGCGCGTGGCCGAGACGCTGTTGTCTTTGGCCCAGCAACCTTCCTCCAACGTTATGGAGGACATCACCCTTATGCCCGCCGCGGGCGTTCTTTGA